A single window of Agromyces aureus DNA harbors:
- the typA gene encoding translational GTPase TypA — protein sequence MANATRNDLRNVAIVAHVDHGKTTLVDAMLNQTHSFAEHAHVEERAMDSNELEREKGITILAKNTAISYNGVHSGGNPITINVIDTPGHADFGGEVERGLSMVDGVVLLVDASEGPLPQTRFVLRKALEARMPVILLVNKTDRPDARIDEVVAESQDLLLGLASDLADDVPDLDLDAILDVPVVYASGRNGAASHTKPENGELPDNDDLEPLFEAILEHIPAPVYDDEHPLQAHVTNLDASPFLGRLALLRVFQGTIKKGQTVAWVKHDGSVQNVRVTELFLTKALDRYPAESAGPGDIAVVAGFEDIMIGDTLADPEDVRPLPIIAVDEPAISMTIGTNTSPLVGKVKGHKLTARMVKDRLDRELVGNVSLKVVDIGRPDSWEVQGRGELALAILVEQMRREGYELTVGKPQVVTKQVDGKTHEPFEHLTIDAPEEYLGAITQLLASRKGRMDNMSNHGTGWVRMEFIVPSRGLIGFRTEFMTTTRGTGIANAISHGYDAWAGQIVTRNNGSIVADRSGVVTPFAIIALQERMTFFVNPTEEVYEGMVIGENSRNDDMDVNITKEKKLTNMRQSTSDTFESMTPSRQLSLEECLEFAREDECVEVTPAAVRIRKVELDATARARNTSRLKKQG from the coding sequence ATGGCGAACGCCACCCGCAACGACCTGCGCAATGTCGCGATCGTCGCTCACGTCGACCACGGCAAGACCACGCTCGTCGACGCGATGCTCAACCAGACGCACTCGTTCGCCGAGCACGCGCACGTCGAAGAGCGTGCGATGGACTCGAACGAGCTCGAGCGCGAGAAGGGCATCACGATCCTCGCCAAGAACACGGCGATCTCGTACAACGGCGTCCACTCGGGCGGCAACCCCATCACGATCAACGTCATCGACACCCCGGGCCACGCCGACTTCGGTGGCGAGGTCGAGCGCGGTCTGTCGATGGTCGACGGCGTCGTGCTGCTCGTCGACGCGAGCGAGGGCCCGCTGCCCCAGACCCGCTTCGTGCTCCGCAAGGCGCTCGAGGCCCGCATGCCGGTCATCCTGCTCGTGAACAAGACCGACCGTCCTGACGCGCGCATCGACGAGGTCGTCGCCGAGAGCCAGGACCTCCTGCTCGGGCTCGCCTCCGACCTGGCCGACGACGTGCCCGACCTCGACCTCGACGCGATCCTCGACGTTCCCGTCGTCTACGCGTCTGGCCGCAACGGCGCCGCGAGCCACACCAAGCCCGAGAACGGCGAACTGCCCGACAACGACGATCTCGAGCCGCTGTTCGAGGCGATCCTCGAGCACATCCCGGCCCCCGTCTACGACGACGAGCACCCGCTGCAGGCGCACGTCACGAACCTCGACGCGTCGCCGTTCCTCGGCCGCCTCGCGCTGCTCCGCGTCTTCCAGGGCACGATCAAGAAGGGCCAGACCGTCGCGTGGGTCAAGCACGACGGTTCGGTGCAGAACGTCCGCGTCACCGAGTTGTTCCTCACCAAGGCGCTCGACCGCTACCCGGCCGAGAGCGCCGGCCCCGGTGACATCGCCGTGGTCGCGGGCTTCGAGGACATCATGATCGGCGACACGCTCGCCGACCCCGAAGACGTTCGCCCCCTCCCGATCATCGCCGTCGACGAGCCCGCCATCTCGATGACGATCGGCACCAACACCTCGCCGCTCGTCGGCAAGGTCAAGGGTCACAAGCTCACCGCGCGCATGGTCAAGGACCGTCTCGACCGCGAACTCGTCGGTAACGTCTCGCTCAAGGTCGTCGACATCGGACGCCCCGACTCGTGGGAGGTGCAGGGTCGAGGCGAGCTCGCCCTGGCGATCCTCGTCGAGCAGATGCGTCGCGAGGGTTACGAGCTCACCGTCGGCAAGCCGCAGGTGGTCACCAAGCAGGTCGACGGCAAGACCCACGAGCCGTTCGAGCACCTCACGATCGACGCCCCCGAGGAGTACCTCGGCGCGATCACGCAGCTGCTCGCGTCGCGCAAGGGCCGCATGGACAACATGTCCAACCACGGCACCGGGTGGGTCCGCATGGAGTTCATCGTCCCGAGCCGCGGCCTGATCGGCTTCCGCACCGAGTTCATGACCACCACGCGCGGCACCGGCATCGCGAACGCGATCTCGCACGGCTACGACGCGTGGGCCGGTCAGATCGTCACCCGCAACAACGGCTCCATCGTCGCCGACCGCTCGGGCGTCGTCACGCCGTTCGCGATCATCGCCCTCCAGGAGCGCATGACCTTCTTCGTGAACCCGACCGAAGAGGTCTACGAGGGCATGGTCATCGGCGAGAACTCGCGCAACGACGACATGGACGTGAACATCACCAAGGAGAAGAAGCTGACGAACATGCGTCAGTCGACCTCCGACACGTTCGAGTCGATGACGCCGTCGCGCCAGCTCTCGCTCGAGGAGTGCCTCGAGTTCGCCCGCGAAGACGAGTGCGTCGAGGTCACCCCGGCCGCCGTGCGCATCCGCAAGGTCGAGCTCGACGCCACGGCGCGTGCCCGCAACACCTCGCGCCTGAAGAAGCAGGGCTAA
- a CDS encoding M23 family metallopeptidase produces the protein MRDLLPRRSGLVLLGLGFVGAMVVSSSVPALAVSVSDTTASVYAPAQYTGDSVELEPQHIEVASDVVMPAAVAGASSYAVEAAPPPLLSQVASVGSISLIESDRIVWPVLTPERQSDGFGPRSAPCAGCSTVHDGVDFNPGNGTPVMAIADGVVVLATASGGGLGVNIEVQHNIAGTLVTSSYAHMQGGSMTVGVGDHVTAGQQIGRVGTTGQSTGPHLHLEMFGSDGVRFDGFAWLAMRVTG, from the coding sequence ATGCGCGACCTGCTCCCGCGCCGGTCCGGACTGGTGCTGCTCGGACTCGGCTTCGTCGGGGCGATGGTGGTCAGCTCCAGCGTTCCCGCACTCGCGGTGAGCGTGAGCGACACCACCGCCTCCGTCTACGCGCCGGCCCAGTACACGGGCGACTCCGTGGAGCTCGAGCCGCAGCACATCGAGGTCGCGAGCGACGTCGTCATGCCGGCCGCCGTCGCGGGAGCGAGCTCCTACGCCGTCGAGGCGGCCCCACCGCCCCTGCTCTCGCAGGTCGCGAGCGTCGGCTCGATCTCGCTCATCGAGTCGGACCGCATCGTGTGGCCCGTGCTCACCCCCGAGCGCCAGAGCGACGGCTTCGGCCCGCGCTCGGCACCCTGCGCCGGCTGCTCGACCGTGCACGACGGCGTCGACTTCAACCCGGGCAACGGGACGCCCGTGATGGCGATCGCCGACGGCGTGGTCGTGCTCGCGACGGCGAGCGGGGGCGGCCTCGGCGTCAACATCGAGGTCCAGCACAACATCGCCGGCACGCTCGTGACCTCGTCGTACGCGCACATGCAGGGCGGATCGATGACGGTCGGCGTCGGCGACCACGTCACGGCGGGGCAGCAGATCGGCCGCGTGGGCACCACCGGCCAGTCGACCGGTCCGCACCTGCACCTCGAGATGTTCGGATCCGACGGGGTGCGATTCGACGGCTTCGCCTGGCTGGCGATGCGCGTCACCGGCTGA
- a CDS encoding enoyl-CoA hydratase/isomerase family protein, producing the protein MTTPEPETARTEVELTLDGDVAIVTIDRPKALNALSSTVLEAIDDAFARIADAAASIRGVLVVGAGGRAFVAGADIAGMAGATPEEGRRSAELGHRVAARIEACHAPVIACVDGFALGGGLELALSCDFIYATDASSFGQPEVRLGLIPGFGGTVRLPRVVGPARAKELIYSGRRIGIEEAVASGLVVRRFADRDALLAGARETIAQVAQNSPVAVANAKRVLVGAAGRSTDEAVAIEIGGFGEAFGTDDMREGVAAFLEKRSPGFSR; encoded by the coding sequence ATGACGACACCCGAGCCGGAAACCGCCCGCACCGAGGTCGAACTGACCTTGGACGGCGACGTCGCGATCGTGACGATCGATCGGCCGAAGGCGCTCAACGCGCTGTCCTCGACCGTGCTCGAGGCGATCGATGACGCCTTCGCGCGCATCGCGGATGCCGCGGCATCCATTCGGGGCGTGCTCGTCGTGGGTGCCGGCGGTCGCGCGTTCGTGGCGGGCGCCGACATCGCGGGCATGGCCGGCGCGACGCCCGAGGAGGGGCGACGCTCGGCGGAGCTCGGCCACCGCGTCGCCGCCCGCATCGAGGCGTGCCACGCCCCCGTGATCGCGTGCGTCGACGGGTTCGCACTCGGCGGAGGCCTCGAGCTCGCGCTGTCGTGCGACTTCATCTACGCGACGGATGCCTCGAGCTTCGGCCAGCCCGAGGTGCGCCTCGGCCTGATCCCCGGGTTCGGGGGCACGGTGCGCCTGCCGCGCGTCGTCGGCCCGGCCCGTGCCAAGGAGCTCATCTACAGCGGACGCCGCATCGGCATCGAGGAGGCCGTCGCGTCGGGGCTCGTCGTCCGGCGCTTCGCCGACCGGGACGCGCTGCTCGCGGGCGCCCGCGAGACGATCGCGCAGGTCGCGCAGAACTCCCCCGTCGCGGTCGCGAACGCGAAGCGCGTGCTCGTGGGCGCCGCGGGTCGCTCGACCGACGAGGCCGTCGCGATCGAGATCGGCGGATTCGGCGAGGCGTTCGGCACCGACGACATGCGCGAGGGCGTCGCGGCGTTCCTCGAGAAGCGCTCCCCCGGCTTCAGCCGCTGA
- the fdxA gene encoding ferredoxin — MTYVIALPCVDVKDRACIDECPVDCIYEGERSLYIHPDECVDCGACEPVCPVEAIYYEDDLPEEWADYYKANVEFFDDLGSPGGAAKVGVIAKDHPVISALPPQAH; from the coding sequence GTGACCTACGTGATCGCCCTTCCGTGTGTCGACGTCAAGGACCGCGCCTGCATCGACGAGTGCCCGGTCGACTGCATCTACGAGGGTGAACGCTCGCTCTACATCCACCCCGACGAATGCGTCGACTGCGGTGCGTGCGAACCCGTCTGCCCCGTCGAGGCGATCTACTACGAAGACGACCTGCCCGAAGAATGGGCCGACTACTACAAGGCCAACGTCGAGTTCTTCGACGACCTCGGCTCGCCCGGCGGCGCCGCCAAGGTCGGCGTCATCGCCAAGGACCACCCCGTCATCTCCGCACTGCCCCCGCAGGCGCACTGA
- the dapC gene encoding succinyldiaminopimelate transaminase, translated as MALGALPDYPWDLMTPYRERAAVHPDGVVDLSIGSPVDETPAVIRDALSAATDAHAYPQTVGTPELRRAIVEWFERRRGVVGTGLSERNVLPTIGSKELVALLPMMLGVGEGDVVVHPRAAYPTYAIGAAIAGADALASDDPAEWPAETKLVWLNSPGNPDGRVLGVDELRAAQARARELGAIIVSDECYAELGWDAPWSTEHVPSILDPRVSGEDRSKTLAVYSLSKQSNMAGYRAAFVAGCGLLIEQLTNVRKHAGLMLPAPLQAAMVAALGDDAHVAEQKERYRARREVLLPALEAAGFRIDRSEAGLYLWATEGRDAWESIGRLADLGIVAGPGHFYGDHYPEHVRLSLTATDERIAAAARRLAASGA; from the coding sequence ATGGCGCTCGGTGCGCTGCCCGACTACCCGTGGGACCTCATGACCCCGTATCGGGAGCGCGCGGCCGTGCACCCCGACGGCGTCGTCGACCTCTCGATCGGCTCGCCCGTCGATGAGACGCCCGCGGTGATCCGCGATGCGTTGTCGGCGGCGACCGACGCGCACGCCTACCCGCAGACGGTGGGCACGCCCGAACTGCGGCGCGCGATCGTCGAGTGGTTCGAACGTCGTCGCGGCGTGGTGGGCACCGGTCTCAGCGAGCGCAACGTGCTGCCGACGATCGGCTCGAAGGAGCTCGTCGCGCTGCTGCCGATGATGCTCGGCGTCGGCGAGGGCGATGTCGTCGTGCATCCGCGCGCCGCCTATCCGACCTACGCGATCGGCGCGGCCATCGCCGGCGCCGATGCGCTCGCCTCCGACGACCCCGCCGAATGGCCGGCCGAGACGAAGCTCGTGTGGCTGAACAGCCCGGGCAACCCCGACGGCCGCGTGCTCGGCGTCGACGAGCTGCGGGCGGCACAGGCCCGCGCCCGCGAACTCGGTGCGATCATCGTCAGCGACGAGTGCTACGCCGAGCTCGGCTGGGACGCCCCGTGGAGCACCGAGCACGTGCCCAGCATCCTCGATCCACGGGTGAGCGGCGAAGACCGCAGCAAGACGCTCGCCGTGTACTCCCTCAGCAAGCAGTCGAACATGGCCGGGTACCGTGCCGCGTTCGTCGCCGGATGCGGGCTGCTCATCGAGCAGCTCACGAACGTCCGCAAGCACGCCGGGCTCATGCTTCCGGCCCCGCTGCAGGCCGCCATGGTGGCCGCACTCGGCGACGACGCGCACGTCGCCGAGCAGAAGGAGCGCTATCGCGCCCGCCGCGAGGTGCTGCTGCCGGCGCTCGAGGCAGCCGGGTTCCGCATCGACCGGAGCGAGGCCGGCCTGTACCTCTGGGCCACCGAGGGGCGCGACGCCTGGGAGTCCATCGGCCGGCTCGCCGACCTCGGCATCGTCGCCGGCCCAGGGCACTTCTACGGCGACCACTACCCCGAGCATGTGCGGCTCTCGCTCACCGCGACCGACGAACGCATCGCCGCCGCAGCACGGCGGCTCGCGGCATCCGGCGCCTGA
- a CDS encoding citrate synthase has product MTITGGAVSDALNAAEGQKPLQATLNFPGGTAEFPIRAAVDGASSIDLSTLTRQTGLTALDYGFVNTASTQSEITYIDGNQGILRYRGYPIEQLAEHSTYLEVAWLLIYGTLPTADQLGEFDEKIRRHTLLHEDLKRFFSALPHTAHPMSVLSSAVSALSTYYEGQDPDDVELTMIRLLAKLPVIAAYAHKKSLGQAFLYPDNSLSFVDNFLRLNFGNMAEPYEIDPTLSKALDRLLILHEDHEQNASTSTVRLVGSTGANLYSSISAGIQALSGPLHGGANEAVLQMLAQIRDSGEGVGKFVERVKRKEDGVKLMGFGHRVYKNYDPRATIVKQSADEVLAGLGVADPLLDIAKELEQFALQDDYFKERRLYPNVDFYTGVIYKAMGFPTRMFTVLFAIGRLPGWMAHWREMNLDTQTKIGRPQQLYIGEPERRYPGA; this is encoded by the coding sequence ATGACGATCACGGGAGGCGCCGTGAGCGACGCTCTGAACGCAGCCGAAGGCCAGAAGCCCCTTCAGGCGACCCTGAACTTCCCGGGTGGTACCGCGGAGTTCCCCATTCGTGCCGCCGTCGACGGCGCCTCGAGCATCGACCTGTCGACGCTGACGCGACAGACCGGGCTCACCGCTCTCGACTACGGATTCGTGAACACGGCCTCGACGCAGTCCGAGATCACCTACATCGACGGCAACCAGGGCATCCTGCGCTACCGCGGGTACCCGATCGAGCAGTTGGCCGAGCACTCCACGTACCTCGAGGTCGCCTGGCTGCTCATCTACGGCACCCTGCCGACCGCAGACCAGCTCGGTGAGTTCGACGAGAAGATCCGTCGCCACACGCTGCTGCACGAAGACCTCAAGCGGTTCTTCTCGGCGCTGCCGCACACGGCCCACCCGATGTCCGTGCTCTCCAGCGCCGTCTCCGCGCTGTCGACGTACTACGAGGGCCAGGACCCCGACGACGTCGAGCTCACGATGATCCGCCTGCTCGCGAAGCTGCCCGTCATCGCCGCCTACGCGCACAAGAAGAGCCTCGGCCAGGCGTTCCTGTATCCCGACAACTCGCTGAGCTTCGTCGACAACTTCCTGCGGCTGAACTTCGGCAACATGGCGGAGCCGTACGAGATCGATCCCACGCTGTCGAAGGCGCTCGACCGCCTCCTGATCCTGCACGAGGACCACGAGCAGAACGCCTCGACCTCGACCGTGCGCCTCGTCGGCTCCACGGGTGCGAACCTCTACTCGTCGATCTCGGCGGGCATCCAGGCCCTCTCCGGCCCGCTGCACGGCGGTGCCAACGAGGCCGTGCTGCAGATGCTCGCGCAGATCCGCGACTCGGGCGAGGGTGTCGGCAAGTTCGTCGAGCGCGTCAAGCGCAAGGAGGACGGCGTCAAGCTCATGGGCTTCGGACACCGCGTCTACAAGAACTACGACCCGCGCGCGACCATCGTCAAGCAGTCGGCCGACGAGGTGCTCGCGGGCCTCGGCGTGGCCGACCCGCTGCTCGACATCGCCAAGGAGCTCGAGCAGTTCGCCCTGCAGGACGACTACTTCAAGGAGCGTCGCCTCTACCCGAACGTCGACTTCTACACCGGCGTCATCTACAAGGCCATGGGCTTCCCGACCCGCATGTTCACCGTGCTCTTCGCGATCGGTCGACTGCCCGGCTGGATGGCGCACTGGCGCGAGATGAACCTCGACACGCAGACCAAGATCGGTCGCCCGCAGCAGCTCTACATCGGTGAGCCCGAGCGCCGCTACCCCGGCGCCTGA
- a CDS encoding penicillin acylase family protein, translating into MGTDAPRTRHHRWLRALTWTLAVVLLLVLVAGGVGWWTVQRSFPTTSGRIDAPGLVAPVSVYRDDAGIPQIVAESDHDLFYAQGFVHAQDRFWEMDFRRHVTAGRLAELFGATQVGTDAFIRTLNWRGVAEAEYALLDEASRAYYEAYAEGVNAYLAERSGSELSLEYAVLGLQNPGYSPEPWTPVDSIAWLKAMAWDLRSNLGDEIDRALLATALPPAEVARLHPGFDWSTAPTIVDGLPAAAATASTGTPTPLANADTATDAAGGPLAASATGAVTTDYVAALTSLRATLDGIPALLGPEGNDIGSNSWVVSGALTESGKPLLANDPHLGPALPSIWAQMGLHCAALTETCTFDTAGYTFAGLPGVIIGHNERIAWGFTNLGPDVADLYLERVTGDTYELDGVQLPLQVREETIEVAGGSPVTVTVRSTGRGPIVTDLDSDFAAVAEGYPAASGAPEGEYQLSLQWTALTPGTTAQSIFALDRARDWNEFRAAAALFDVPSQNLIYADVDGNIGYQAPGAVPIRTSGDGTVPQPGWTTAVGWAGEVAFDDLPSVFNPPRGYLVTANNAVANGGPFLTADWDYGYRATAIERLLKERIDAGEKLTSDDFTRIQLDTSDANAAAFLPVIAELDLSGDAARGADLLADWDGRADESSPQAAYFAVFWRTLLADMFDSLPEQTRPTGGDRWYTVVGTLLGEPDAAWWTNERLGVAGRDAMIADALDEAWGEATSRMGGNADTWRWGRLHTLTLTNPSFGTSGIAPIEWLFNRGPYEVGGGSSIVNATGWDATQGYGVDWVPSMRMVVDLSDFDASTWVNLTGASGHAFHPNYVDQAPLWQRGETRDWPFSLDAVREAATDTLDLRPVTGSAPASDPASSEAPAAE; encoded by the coding sequence GTGGGCACCGACGCACCCAGAACCCGACACCATCGCTGGCTGAGAGCGCTCACCTGGACGCTCGCGGTCGTGCTGCTGCTCGTCCTCGTGGCGGGCGGCGTCGGCTGGTGGACGGTGCAGCGTTCGTTCCCCACGACGAGCGGGCGCATCGACGCACCCGGGCTCGTCGCACCCGTGAGCGTCTACCGCGACGACGCCGGAATTCCCCAGATCGTCGCCGAGAGCGACCACGACCTGTTCTACGCGCAGGGTTTCGTGCACGCGCAGGACCGGTTCTGGGAAATGGACTTCCGTCGTCACGTCACCGCCGGCCGGCTCGCCGAGCTCTTCGGCGCCACGCAGGTCGGCACCGACGCGTTCATCCGCACGCTGAACTGGCGGGGCGTCGCCGAAGCGGAGTACGCACTGCTCGACGAGGCCTCCCGTGCCTACTACGAGGCCTACGCCGAGGGCGTGAACGCCTACCTCGCCGAGCGCAGCGGCTCCGAGCTCTCGCTCGAATACGCCGTACTGGGGCTGCAGAACCCCGGCTACTCGCCCGAGCCATGGACCCCCGTCGACTCGATCGCGTGGCTCAAGGCCATGGCCTGGGACCTGCGCTCCAATCTCGGCGACGAGATCGACCGGGCGCTGCTCGCCACCGCGCTTCCCCCCGCGGAGGTGGCGCGCCTGCATCCCGGCTTCGACTGGTCGACCGCCCCCACCATCGTCGACGGGTTGCCGGCCGCCGCCGCGACGGCCTCGACGGGCACTCCGACCCCGCTCGCGAACGCCGACACGGCGACGGATGCCGCGGGCGGGCCCCTCGCGGCATCCGCCACCGGGGCCGTCACGACCGACTACGTGGCCGCGCTCACGTCGCTGCGCGCCACGCTCGACGGCATCCCGGCGCTGCTCGGACCGGAGGGCAACGACATCGGCTCCAACTCGTGGGTCGTCTCGGGCGCGCTCACCGAATCCGGCAAGCCGCTGCTCGCCAACGACCCGCACCTGGGCCCGGCCCTGCCGTCGATCTGGGCGCAGATGGGCCTGCACTGCGCCGCCCTCACCGAGACGTGCACGTTCGACACCGCCGGGTACACTTTCGCGGGCTTGCCCGGCGTCATCATCGGCCACAACGAGCGCATCGCGTGGGGCTTCACGAACCTCGGCCCCGACGTCGCCGACCTCTACCTCGAGCGCGTCACGGGCGACACGTACGAGCTCGACGGCGTGCAGCTGCCGCTGCAGGTTCGCGAGGAGACGATCGAGGTCGCCGGAGGCTCCCCCGTCACCGTGACGGTGCGCTCCACCGGGCGAGGGCCGATCGTCACCGACCTCGACTCGGACTTCGCGGCCGTCGCCGAAGGGTACCCAGCGGCGTCCGGTGCACCCGAGGGCGAGTACCAGCTGTCGCTCCAGTGGACCGCGCTGACGCCGGGCACGACCGCCCAGTCGATCTTCGCGCTCGACCGCGCCCGCGACTGGAACGAGTTCCGGGCCGCGGCCGCCCTGTTCGACGTGCCCTCGCAGAACCTGATCTACGCCGACGTCGACGGCAACATCGGCTACCAGGCTCCGGGTGCCGTGCCGATCCGCACCTCCGGCGACGGCACTGTGCCGCAGCCCGGCTGGACGACCGCCGTCGGATGGGCGGGCGAGGTGGCGTTCGACGACCTGCCGAGCGTCTTCAATCCGCCGCGCGGCTACCTCGTGACGGCGAACAACGCGGTAGCGAACGGGGGCCCGTTCCTCACCGCCGACTGGGACTACGGCTACCGGGCCACGGCCATCGAACGCCTCTTGAAGGAGCGCATCGACGCGGGCGAGAAACTCACGTCGGACGACTTCACCCGCATCCAGCTCGACACGAGCGATGCGAACGCCGCCGCATTCCTGCCGGTGATCGCCGAACTCGACCTCTCGGGCGACGCCGCGCGCGGGGCCGACCTCCTGGCGGACTGGGATGGCCGGGCCGACGAGAGCAGCCCGCAGGCCGCGTACTTCGCCGTCTTCTGGCGCACCCTGCTCGCCGACATGTTCGACTCGCTGCCCGAGCAGACCCGCCCGACCGGCGGCGATCGGTGGTACACGGTCGTCGGCACGCTGCTGGGCGAGCCCGACGCCGCCTGGTGGACGAACGAGCGCCTCGGCGTCGCCGGCCGGGACGCGATGATCGCCGACGCCCTCGACGAGGCCTGGGGCGAGGCCACGAGCCGCATGGGCGGCAACGCCGACACGTGGCGCTGGGGTCGCCTGCACACCCTGACGCTCACGAACCCGAGCTTCGGCACCTCCGGCATCGCGCCCATCGAATGGCTCTTCAACCGCGGCCCCTACGAGGTCGGCGGCGGATCGTCGATCGTGAACGCCACCGGCTGGGACGCGACGCAGGGCTACGGCGTCGACTGGGTGCCGTCGATGCGCATGGTCGTCGACCTGAGCGACTTCGACGCCTCGACCTGGGTCAACCTCACCGGCGCGTCGGGCCACGCGTTCCACCCGAACTACGTCGACCAGGCGCCGCTGTGGCAGCGCGGCGAGACTCGCGACTGGCCGTTCAGCCTCGATGCGGTTCGGGAGGCCGCGACCGACACCCTCGACCTGCGCCCCGTGACCGGCTCGGCTCCGGCGTCCGATCCGGCGTCGAGCGAGGCGCCCGCGGCGGAGTAG
- the dapD gene encoding 2,3,4,5-tetrahydropyridine-2,6-dicarboxylate N-succinyltransferase: protein MPANETAIAHARTAAASGLTTIAGDGTVLDAWFPAPAIGDAATPLAAEHAALAGDDARRNVHIEVIELEIDLDAAPASTADAYLRLHLLSHLLAAPNTINLDGVFAHLPAVVWTNAGPVHPADFDRLRPALQRAGIHATGLDKFPRLLDYVTPARVRIADASRVRLGAHLAPGTTVMHEGFVNFNAGTLGNSMIEGRVSQGVVVGDGSDIGGGASIMGTLSGGGTQRVAIGERALLGANSGIGISIGDDTVVEAGLYVTAGTKVAVLGGSDRTVKAVELSGVPNLLFRRNSVNGRVEVLSRDGHGVTLNTALHA from the coding sequence ATGCCCGCGAACGAGACCGCCATCGCCCACGCCCGCACCGCCGCCGCCTCGGGTCTCACGACCATCGCGGGCGACGGCACCGTGCTCGACGCCTGGTTCCCGGCGCCGGCCATCGGCGATGCGGCGACGCCGCTCGCGGCCGAGCATGCCGCACTCGCCGGCGACGACGCCCGACGCAACGTGCACATCGAGGTCATCGAGCTCGAGATCGACCTCGACGCCGCCCCGGCGAGCACGGCCGACGCGTACCTGCGCCTGCACCTGCTCTCGCACCTGCTCGCCGCCCCGAACACGATCAACCTCGACGGCGTCTTCGCGCACCTGCCGGCCGTGGTCTGGACGAACGCCGGCCCGGTGCACCCCGCCGACTTCGACCGACTGCGCCCCGCCCTGCAGCGCGCCGGCATCCACGCGACCGGCCTCGACAAGTTCCCGCGCCTGCTCGACTACGTCACGCCGGCGCGCGTGCGCATCGCGGATGCCTCGCGCGTGCGCCTCGGGGCCCACCTCGCGCCCGGCACCACGGTCATGCACGAGGGCTTCGTGAACTTCAACGCCGGCACGCTCGGCAACTCGATGATCGAGGGTCGCGTGTCGCAGGGCGTCGTCGTCGGCGACGGCTCCGACATCGGCGGCGGCGCCTCGATCATGGGCACCCTCTCGGGCGGCGGCACGCAGCGCGTCGCGATCGGCGAGCGCGCCCTGCTCGGCGCGAACTCGGGCATCGGCATCTCGATCGGCGACGACACGGTCGTCGAGGCCGGCCTCTACGTGACCGCCGGCACCAAGGTCGCCGTGCTCGGCGGCAGCGATCGCACGGTCAAGGCGGTCGAGCTCTCCGGCGTGCCGAACCTGCTCTTCCGACGCAATTCGGTCAATGGCAGGGTCGAAGTGCTCTCCCGCGACGGGCACGGCGTCACGCTGAACACCGCACTGCACGCCTGA